One segment of Polaribacter huanghezhanensis DNA contains the following:
- a CDS encoding DUF4252 domain-containing protein — MKKIIVLIALVIAPAVTFGQSMFDKLENMDEVSSFIINKDAFQLLQKFNPDMSGDNEAVEVFKMIQNLKELKVFKTSNANVAKTMETMVTSAVKKSNLTELMRMKDKDARVKIYVKTNGKKDYVSEVLMYVNGVSRVTEGNAESVIVSLTGMIDINKLSSLADKFAHDGKKS; from the coding sequence ATGAAAAAAATAATCGTATTAATAGCATTAGTAATAGCACCAGCAGTAACTTTTGGGCAATCTATGTTTGATAAATTAGAAAATATGGATGAAGTATCTTCTTTTATCATCAATAAAGATGCATTCCAATTACTACAAAAATTCAATCCAGACATGTCTGGAGATAATGAAGCTGTAGAAGTGTTTAAAATGATCCAAAACTTAAAAGAGTTAAAAGTTTTTAAAACAAGCAATGCGAATGTTGCAAAAACAATGGAAACTATGGTAACTTCTGCAGTTAAAAAATCGAACTTAACAGAGTTGATGAGAATGAAAGACAAAGACGCTAGAGTTAAAATTTATGTAAAAACAAATGGTAAAAAAGATTATGTTAGTGAAGTATTAATGTATGTAAACGGAGTTAGTAGAGTTACTGAGGGTAATGCAGAGTCTGTAATTGTTTCTTTAACAGGAATGATAGACATTAATAAATTATCAAGCTTAGCAGATAAATTTGCTCATGATGGAAAGAAATCCTAA
- a CDS encoding RNA polymerase sigma factor, whose translation MNQSDFLKSVLPFKDKVFRLAKRLLVSTEEAEDATQELYFKLWKNRTKIAEYKNIEAFAMTMTKNYCFDRLKSKQASNLTLVHSNYKEKDTSLDKKMEYRDSVSQVHRLIEKLPEQQKLVIQLRDVEEYDFEEIGKMLELKPTAVRVALSRARKTIREELIKQHNYGII comes from the coding sequence ATGAATCAATCAGACTTTTTAAAATCTGTTTTACCCTTTAAAGACAAAGTCTTTCGTTTGGCCAAAAGGCTATTGGTATCTACTGAAGAAGCAGAAGATGCAACGCAAGAATTGTATTTTAAATTATGGAAGAATAGAACCAAAATAGCTGAATATAAAAATATTGAAGCCTTTGCAATGACAATGACTAAAAATTATTGTTTTGATAGATTAAAATCTAAACAAGCATCAAACTTAACATTGGTTCATAGTAATTATAAAGAAAAAGATACTTCTTTAGATAAAAAAATGGAGTATCGAGATAGTGTTAGCCAAGTACATAGGCTTATTGAGAAGTTGCCAGAACAGCAAAAGTTAGTGATTCAATTAAGAGACGTTGAAGAGTACGATTTTGAAGAGATCGGGAAAATGTTAGAGTTAAAACCAACAGCCGTTAGAGTAGCGTTATCAAGAGCAAGAAAAACAATAAGAGAAGAACTAATAAAACAACACAATTATGGAATTATCTAA
- a CDS encoding S41 family peptidase — MKNLYKVLLLVGVSLALYNCTKEDTIPADVEINDFVWKAMNAYYLYQDQIPDLADRRFNNQPVLNSYLRGFASPNELFLNVVYDRPNTDNKSVLLNDYNLIQQPNRRTSFTHGVEYGIVAEPGNTDNVIGFVQYILPNSNASTLSIKRSDFFYAVDNVQLTRDNFNSLLEAAATSYELSMATFDGTTVTPNGTKISLTKTAYTHNPVFISKNIASGGNKIGYLLYNNDFSSNYINDLNTTFLQFKNQGVNELILDLRYNVGGGSFVQNINQIASMITGQFTDQPFAKNRWNSKAQAWFELNQPDSLITKFTNKINNTTPINSLELTDIYIILNGSSSSVELLINSLKSYINVHIINSNTTAGNNTGSITLYNSIDYNSIGKSVNHTVAVQPIVLEFLNNDKVTYADGFTPDLRICDEENTLNLGALGETSDPILNEVLQFINGSPPNPPGICNPNNLALLYNSVRNQRIIDAGIFIKQNLPNTN; from the coding sequence ATGAAAAACCTCTATAAAGTTCTACTCTTAGTAGGTGTCTCTCTTGCTTTATACAATTGTACCAAAGAGGATACAATTCCTGCGGATGTAGAAATCAATGATTTTGTTTGGAAAGCTATGAATGCCTATTATTTATATCAAGATCAAATTCCGGATTTAGCAGACAGACGATTCAACAATCAGCCAGTATTAAATAGTTATTTAAGAGGATTTGCCTCGCCAAATGAATTATTTTTAAATGTAGTATACGACAGACCAAACACAGATAACAAATCCGTTTTACTTAACGATTACAATTTAATTCAGCAACCAAATAGAAGAACTTCATTTACTCATGGAGTTGAATATGGAATTGTTGCCGAGCCAGGAAATACAGATAATGTGATTGGTTTTGTGCAATATATTTTACCAAACTCAAACGCATCAACCTTGTCTATTAAAAGAAGTGATTTTTTCTACGCAGTAGATAATGTGCAATTAACAAGAGACAATTTTAACTCTTTATTAGAAGCAGCAGCAACTTCTTATGAATTAAGCATGGCAACTTTTGATGGAACAACGGTTACGCCAAACGGAACAAAAATTTCATTGACAAAAACCGCTTACACACATAACCCTGTTTTTATATCAAAAAATATTGCAAGTGGAGGAAACAAAATTGGGTATTTACTGTACAACAACGATTTTTCTAGCAATTACATCAACGACTTAAATACTACCTTTTTACAATTTAAAAATCAAGGAGTTAATGAGTTGATTTTAGATCTTCGTTACAATGTTGGCGGCGGAAGTTTTGTTCAAAACATCAATCAAATTGCGAGTATGATTACCGGGCAATTTACAGATCAACCTTTTGCAAAAAATCGTTGGAATAGCAAAGCACAAGCTTGGTTTGAGTTGAATCAACCAGATTCTTTAATAACAAAATTTACAAATAAAATAAACAATACAACTCCAATTAACAGTTTAGAATTAACAGATATCTATATTATTTTAAACGGAAGTTCTTCTTCTGTAGAATTATTAATCAATAGTTTAAAAAGTTATATCAATGTGCATATTATAAACAGCAATACAACAGCCGGGAATAATACTGGATCAATTACTTTATATAATTCTATAGATTATAATTCTATTGGTAAAAGCGTAAATCATACGGTAGCTGTGCAACCAATTGTGTTAGAATTTTTAAACAATGATAAGGTAACTTATGCTGATGGATTTACCCCAGACTTAAGAATTTGTGATGAAGAAAATACTTTAAATCTAGGTGCTTTAGGAGAAACTTCTGATCCAATTTTAAATGAAGTTCTACAATTTATAAATGGATCTCCTCCAAATCCTCCTGGAATATGCAACCCAAATAATTTAGCTCTTTTATACAATTCTGTTCGCAATCAGCGAATTATTGATGCGGGCATTTTTATTAAACAAAATTTACCGAATACGAATTAA
- a CDS encoding patatin-like phospholipase family protein, whose translation MSTNKKALVISGGGSKGAFAGGVAQYLMEEEKRIYDIFIGTSTGSLMVSHLALGKIDELKTLYTNVNQQTIFSNNPFIIKKKYGENVIAINHLNTLWNIINGRKTFGESKNLRKLIKNNITEEVFLKIIENEKEVVVTVSNLSTNEVEYKTLRECTYNDFCDWVWASCNYIPFMSLLEKNGCQYADGGFGCLVPIREAIIRGATEVDAIILETEVTQINRMKSKNPFSLLFDTFDFMLEHVERHNITIGKLTAKQNNVKLNLYYTPSVLTTNSLIFDKKLMRKWWQSGFNYAKLKDENLMNEFRPDLKT comes from the coding sequence ATGAGTACTAATAAAAAAGCTTTAGTAATTTCTGGTGGTGGTAGCAAAGGAGCATTTGCTGGTGGTGTTGCGCAATATTTAATGGAAGAAGAAAAGCGTATTTACGATATTTTTATAGGTACTTCTACGGGTAGCTTAATGGTTTCTCATCTGGCATTAGGCAAAATAGATGAATTAAAAACTCTTTATACGAATGTAAATCAGCAAACCATTTTTAGCAACAATCCTTTTATTATAAAAAAGAAATATGGAGAAAATGTGATCGCCATCAATCATTTAAATACACTTTGGAATATCATTAACGGTAGAAAAACATTTGGAGAAAGTAAAAATCTTAGAAAACTCATCAAAAACAATATTACCGAAGAAGTGTTTCTAAAAATTATTGAAAACGAAAAAGAAGTTGTGGTTACGGTGTCTAATTTATCTACAAACGAAGTAGAATATAAAACACTAAGAGAATGTACGTATAATGATTTTTGTGATTGGGTTTGGGCTTCGTGCAACTACATTCCGTTTATGAGTTTGTTAGAAAAAAATGGTTGTCAATATGCCGATGGCGGATTTGGTTGTTTGGTGCCAATTAGAGAAGCAATTATACGTGGAGCAACAGAAGTAGATGCCATTATTTTAGAAACAGAAGTAACTCAAATCAATAGAATGAAATCTAAAAATCCTTTTTCTTTATTGTTTGATACTTTCGATTTTATGTTAGAACATGTAGAGCGACATAATATTACGATTGGTAAATTAACCGCAAAACAAAACAATGTAAAACTAAATTTATATTATACACCTTCAGTATTAACAACAAATTCTTTAATATTTGATAAAAAATTAATGCGAAAGTGGTGGCAATCTGGTTTTAACTATGCGAAATTAAAAGATGAAAATTTAATGAATGAATTTAGACCAGATTTAAAAACTTAA
- a CDS encoding WD40/YVTN/BNR-like repeat-containing protein, whose product MKKISLLFCLAVIGLSCKQEHVPRNFETVSIQKFDIDSTSIRAIIAVNANEVLFAGSRGDIGLTDDGGKTWNIEHLKYQDSIVPHFRSLAKTSSAVFALSVENPALLFKIQSGEKKVVYKEEHEKVFYDAMTFLDDKTGIAIGDPIDGCTSIIMTNDGGKTWRKIDCANLPEVNEGEASFAASNTNIAFYKKNIWVVTGGTKARVLKSTDKGKTWEVIETPMIQGNGPQGIYSVDFYDKNNGIIVGGDFSKPNENKANKAITTDGGKTWTLVADGQAPNYKSCVKYIPGTKGKEVIAVGKTGVSFSNDGGITWKDISKDGYYAIDFVDKNTAWLSGHQKIGKLVLK is encoded by the coding sequence ATGAAAAAAATTTCCCTTTTATTTTGTTTGGCAGTCATTGGCCTTTCTTGCAAACAAGAACATGTACCAAGAAATTTTGAGACTGTTTCAATCCAAAAATTTGATATTGACAGCACAAGCATTAGAGCAATTATTGCTGTAAATGCAAATGAAGTATTGTTTGCTGGTTCTCGTGGAGATATTGGTTTAACTGATGATGGCGGTAAAACCTGGAATATTGAACACTTAAAATATCAAGATTCTATTGTGCCACATTTTAGAAGTTTGGCAAAAACATCTTCTGCCGTATTTGCATTGTCGGTAGAAAATCCTGCGTTGTTATTTAAAATTCAATCTGGAGAAAAAAAAGTAGTGTATAAAGAAGAACACGAAAAAGTATTTTACGATGCCATGACTTTTTTAGATGATAAAACCGGCATTGCGATTGGAGATCCAATTGATGGTTGTACATCTATTATTATGACAAATGATGGCGGCAAAACTTGGAGAAAAATTGATTGTGCTAATTTGCCAGAAGTAAATGAAGGCGAAGCTTCTTTTGCAGCAAGCAATACCAACATCGCTTTTTATAAAAAAAATATTTGGGTAGTTACTGGCGGAACAAAAGCTAGAGTTTTAAAATCTACTGATAAAGGTAAAACTTGGGAAGTTATAGAAACTCCGATGATTCAAGGTAACGGGCCACAAGGAATTTATTCTGTAGATTTTTATGATAAAAATAACGGAATAATTGTAGGTGGAGATTTCTCTAAACCAAATGAAAACAAAGCAAACAAAGCAATTACAACCGACGGCGGAAAAACATGGACTTTAGTAGCAGACGGACAAGCACCAAATTATAAAAGTTGTGTAAAATACATTCCTGGCACAAAAGGAAAAGAAGTTATTGCTGTTGGAAAAACGGGTGTTTCTTTTTCTAATGATGGAGGAATAAC